The Nitrospirota bacterium genome contains a region encoding:
- a CDS encoding phosphatidate cytidylyltransferase — MQTTNTGQQPTHPTPVAAARFDPRRIYTVLVLAPLLYAVIRYLPPLVFSGVVVLAGALALFEFYRLCFSDRSQSWLIGIGLAGFAAVILGAHWPNIILPSLLATLIGIISVPLFSRAPLEQSLRDGAMTLFGVLYLGLTLGPLSMTRQLPQGEWLIFFLLLVTWASDTGAYYVGTLYGRHRLAPTISPKKSYEGLVGGLIGAIIAAYIIRWWFLQELSALDCLVLGTLLTITGLWGDLTESAMKRSVGIKDSGGILPGHGGMLDRLDSLLFTAPAFYYYVTMVSRLRIIE, encoded by the coding sequence ATGCAAACAACGAACACCGGCCAACAGCCGACTCACCCAACGCCGGTTGCGGCAGCCCGGTTCGACCCCCGTCGGATCTATACAGTCCTGGTCCTGGCTCCCCTGCTGTATGCCGTCATTCGCTACCTCCCGCCCCTCGTGTTTTCAGGCGTCGTGGTGCTGGCGGGAGCGCTCGCCCTCTTCGAATTCTACCGATTGTGTTTCAGCGACCGCAGCCAGTCCTGGCTGATCGGAATCGGCCTGGCAGGATTCGCAGCCGTGATTCTCGGCGCTCATTGGCCGAACATCATCCTGCCGAGCCTCCTTGCCACATTGATCGGCATCATTTCCGTCCCCCTCTTCAGCCGCGCACCCCTCGAGCAGAGCTTGAGGGATGGGGCCATGACCCTGTTCGGCGTGCTCTACCTGGGACTCACGCTTGGCCCGCTCTCAATGACGAGACAGCTCCCTCAGGGTGAATGGCTCATTTTCTTTCTCCTGCTCGTGACCTGGGCCTCCGATACCGGCGCCTACTATGTCGGCACCCTCTACGGACGACACCGCTTGGCTCCCACGATCAGTCCGAAGAAATCCTACGAAGGCTTGGTGGGAGGCTTGATCGGTGCGATAATCGCCGCGTACATCATTCGCTGGTGGTTTCTCCAGGAGCTGTCCGCGCTTGACTGTCTGGTCCTGGGCACCCTCCTGACCATCACAGGTCTTTGGGGCGATCTGACCGAATCGGCCATGAAGCGTAGCGTCGGCATCAAAGATTCCGGCGGAATCCTGCCAGGCCATGGCGGCATGCTCGACCGGTTGGATAGTCTCTTGTTCACAGCCCCTGCCTTCTACTACTATGTAACGATGGTGAGCCGGCTACGGATCATCGAATGA
- the rseP gene encoding RIP metalloprotease RseP — translation MAFIWSPDTLWLLLQKAWWFLVVLGVLVAFHELGHFLAARWVGVKVLKFSLGFGPKLFGRQLGETEYLLSAIPLGGYVKLFGEDETEATTEADRARSFAHQRLGGKVLIVAAGPGFNFILAYVIFSAWLATGAPLFVPTFQDLTPDIEAMVPGSPADTAGLQIGDRVSRVNGQEISTRTELLDAVAKSKGQALALEVKRDGQVKTMTVTPTTAPGPQASAQEPSYYLGVEETPPLVTSVVQGSPAAKAGLQAGDHVVSIEGQAIHTWSQMTGIVKEHPGQQLNVEVLREGHRVPLTMTPSTEKATVNGQSVEVGKIGISGPGRSIMRSSTPLLSLYDGLKATWGWTELTAIGLYKMIVGDISSKNIGGPLTIANISGEAASQGASSVIFLIAILSINLGVLNLLPIPILDGGHLLFFLIEAILRKPLGERQREVAQQAGLVLLVGVMIFAFWNDLERIFSH, via the coding sequence ATGGCATTCATCTGGTCCCCCGATACGCTCTGGTTGCTCTTGCAGAAAGCCTGGTGGTTCCTGGTCGTCCTGGGCGTGCTCGTCGCCTTCCATGAGCTCGGGCATTTCCTGGCCGCTCGCTGGGTCGGCGTCAAGGTCCTCAAGTTCTCGCTGGGCTTCGGCCCGAAGCTCTTCGGCCGCCAACTGGGCGAAACCGAATATCTCCTCTCCGCCATTCCGCTCGGCGGCTACGTGAAACTGTTCGGTGAAGACGAAACCGAGGCGACCACAGAGGCGGATCGCGCGCGGTCGTTTGCGCACCAACGCCTAGGGGGCAAAGTCCTGATCGTCGCAGCGGGGCCAGGATTTAACTTCATCCTGGCCTATGTCATTTTCTCCGCATGGCTCGCAACCGGCGCGCCGCTCTTCGTCCCCACGTTCCAAGACCTGACCCCCGATATCGAAGCGATGGTCCCAGGCTCTCCGGCCGATACGGCAGGCCTCCAGATCGGCGATCGCGTCAGCCGAGTCAACGGACAGGAGATTTCGACCAGGACTGAGCTGCTCGACGCCGTGGCGAAGAGCAAGGGCCAGGCATTGGCCCTTGAGGTCAAACGGGACGGACAGGTCAAAACGATGACGGTCACGCCCACCACCGCCCCGGGACCGCAGGCCTCGGCGCAGGAGCCAAGCTATTACCTGGGCGTCGAGGAGACACCGCCGCTGGTCACATCGGTCGTGCAGGGTTCTCCGGCAGCCAAAGCCGGCCTTCAAGCCGGGGACCATGTGGTCTCCATCGAGGGCCAAGCCATCCATACCTGGTCGCAGATGACCGGGATCGTGAAAGAACATCCAGGCCAACAGCTGAACGTCGAGGTCTTGCGGGAGGGGCACCGCGTGCCACTGACCATGACGCCCTCTACAGAGAAGGCGACGGTCAATGGTCAATCGGTCGAGGTCGGCAAGATCGGCATTTCAGGACCGGGCCGCTCGATCATGCGCTCCAGCACCCCGCTTCTCTCTCTCTATGACGGATTGAAAGCGACGTGGGGCTGGACCGAGCTGACCGCCATCGGCCTCTACAAGATGATCGTGGGGGACATCTCCAGCAAGAATATCGGCGGCCCGCTGACAATCGCTAATATTTCAGGAGAAGCCGCATCGCAAGGGGCCTCCAGCGTGATCTTTCTCATCGCCATCCTGAGCATCAACCTGGGCGTCCTCAACTTGCTCCCCATTCCCATTCTGGACGGAGGCCATCTGTTGTTTTTCCTGATCGAGGCCATCCTCCGGAAACCCCTCGGTGAGCGCCAGAGAGAAGTAGCGCAACAGGCAGGCCTCGTGCTATTAGTGGGCGTCATGATCTTTGCGTTCTGGAACGACCTTGAACGGATCTTCTCCCACTAG
- a CDS encoding 1-deoxy-D-xylulose-5-phosphate reductoisomerase, which yields MKTIVILGSTGSIGTSTLDIVDRFPGEFRVAGLTAGSNDEKLEEQIRKFKPRIVALSDASAAARLRQRCAGLSVEILDGPEGLSQVASAPEADLVISAIVGGAGLVPTLAAIRSGKQIALANKEPMVMAGKLMQEEARKHHVRIFPVDSEHSAIFQSLEGHRKEDVRRLILTASGGALWPLTKEELRDVTAERALQHPNWKMGAKITIDSATLMNKGLEVVEARWLFDIPESQIEVMIHRESIIHSLVEYQDRSMIAQLGLPDMRTPISYAMQYPGRLPLDLPSLELTEIAKLTFCKPDHDRFPCLGLGYESLRIGGTMPATMNAANEIAVDAFLKGGIRFTDIVEIIRSTMDAHSLKDVDTLEEALEADRWAREKAESLVSALAR from the coding sequence ATGAAAACGATCGTGATCCTTGGATCGACCGGGTCGATCGGCACCAGCACCTTGGATATCGTGGACCGGTTCCCCGGAGAATTCCGCGTGGCGGGGCTGACCGCCGGCAGCAATGACGAAAAGCTCGAAGAGCAAATCCGCAAGTTCAAGCCCCGCATCGTGGCCCTCTCGGATGCCTCCGCTGCCGCCAGACTCAGGCAACGTTGCGCCGGACTGTCCGTCGAAATCCTGGATGGACCGGAAGGCCTGAGTCAGGTCGCCTCTGCGCCAGAAGCCGACCTGGTCATCTCCGCGATCGTCGGCGGCGCCGGCCTCGTGCCCACGCTGGCGGCCATCCGAAGCGGCAAGCAAATCGCCCTGGCCAATAAAGAACCAATGGTCATGGCGGGAAAACTGATGCAGGAGGAAGCGCGCAAACATCACGTGCGCATCTTCCCGGTCGACAGCGAACATAGTGCGATTTTCCAATCGCTGGAAGGCCATCGCAAAGAAGATGTCCGCCGCCTGATCCTCACGGCCTCCGGCGGAGCCCTCTGGCCCCTGACGAAAGAGGAGCTCCGCGACGTCACAGCCGAGCGGGCACTTCAGCACCCCAATTGGAAGATGGGCGCCAAAATCACGATCGACTCCGCCACCCTCATGAACAAGGGGCTCGAAGTCGTCGAAGCCCGCTGGCTCTTCGATATTCCGGAGTCTCAGATCGAAGTGATGATCCATCGGGAAAGCATCATCCATTCTCTGGTAGAGTATCAGGATCGTTCGATGATCGCGCAGTTGGGACTGCCGGATATGCGCACCCCGATTTCCTATGCGATGCAATACCCGGGGCGCCTGCCGCTCGATCTTCCCTCGCTGGAGTTGACCGAGATCGCGAAGTTGACGTTCTGCAAGCCGGATCACGATCGGTTCCCCTGCCTGGGACTCGGCTATGAGTCTCTGCGGATCGGCGGGACGATGCCGGCCACGATGAATGCCGCGAACGAAATCGCCGTCGATGCGTTCCTCAAGGGTGGCATCCGATTTACCGATATCGTGGAGATTATCCGCAGCACGATGGACGCTCACAGCCTTAAAGACGTGGATACGTTGGAAGAGGCGTTAGAGGCGGATCGTTGGGCTCGTGAGAAAGCCGAATCGTTAGTCTCGGCGTTGGCCCGCTAG